CAGCACACCACCGGTGTGGAGAATGTCAGGTCCGTTGCCAGCCTCCAGATGCTGACCGGCCACCTCGGCAAGCGGGGCGGCGGTGTCTGCGCACTGCGTGGCCAGAACAACGTGCAGGGAGCCTGCGACATGGGAGCGCTCGCAAACGTGTACTCCGGGTACCAGGCAGTCATCGTTCCCGAGATGAAGAAGAAGATGGAGGACGCGTGGGGATGCACGATTGCCGAGGGTAAAGTCGGCCTGACCGTCACCAAGCTGATCAACACGCTCGCTGACGAGCCCGGCAAGGTCAAGTGCGTCTATATCATGGGCGAGAACCCGATGATCTCCGACCCTGACCTCCACCACGTGGAGAAGGGAATGAAGAACGTCGAGTTCATGGTCGTGCAGGACATCTTCATGACCGAGACCGCAGCGCTTGCAAATGTTGTACTCCCGGCAGCCTGCTATGCTGAAAAGGACGGTACCCAGACCAATACCGAACGCCGCGTCCAGAAGTGGAGAAAAGCCCAGAACCCGCCCGGTGAGGCAAAGGCGGACTGGCAGATCTTCTGCGAACTCGCCAAGTACATGGGATACGAGAAACAGTTCCCGTATAAGAGCGCCGAGGAGATATTCACTGAGATCTCAAAGGTAACACCATCCTATGGCGGCATGACCTATGCACGCCTCGAAAAGCCTGAAGCGCTCCACTGGCCCTGCCCGACTGCAGAGCACCCGGGGACACCGATCCTGCACAAGGAGAAGTTCACACACCCGGACGGGCTGGGCATCTTCATCCCCTGTGAGTTCAAGTACCCCGCGGAAGTGCCAGACAAGGACTACCCGCTCATCATGACCACCGGGCGCTGCCTCTGGCAGTGGCACACCGGCACGATGACCCGCAGGTCAGAGAGCCTCGAGCGCGAGGAGCCGACCGGCTGGGTCGAGATCAATCCCGAGGATGCCAAGGCACTCGGTATAAAGGACAAGGAGAAGGTACGCGCCGTCACCCGCCGCGGACAGATCGAGATCGGGGCCCGCGTAACAAAGGACATCAAGAAAGGCGTGGTCTTCATGCCTTTCCACTACGCGGAATGTGCCGCTAACGTGCTCACCAACAACGCTCTCGACCCGTTTGCAGCTATTCCTGAGTTCAAGGCCTGTGCTGTTAGGCTCGAGAAGATCGCGGAGGCGAAGTAACATGGCAAAGAAAGGCGACATGCTCTACGCGTGGACCAATGACGCAGAGATCAAGAAGAAGGCTGAGCTTGGCGGTGCAGTTACCGGGCTCTGGAAACACGCACTTGAATCCAAGATGGTCGATGCCGTATTAGCTGTAAAGAAAGGCGTAGATCTCTATGATGCACAAATGGTTCTCATCACGAACCCTGCAGACCTGAAAAACACGGCCGGGTCGCTCCACTGCGGGACGCTGCTTCTCTCCAAGGTCGTGAAAAAATATCTTGATGGTGCAAAGGGCAAGAAACTCGGTATTACTGTCAAGGGCTGCGATGTTATGGGGCTGATTGAACTTGCGAAACGCAAACAGGTTAACCTTGATAACATCCTCATGATTGGCGTGAACTGCGGCGGTTCGGTCAGCCCGGTCTCCGCCCGGAAGATGATCGCTGAAAAATACGGCGTCGACCCGGACAAGGTGCACAAGGAAGAGATCGACAAGGGCCAGTTCATCATCGAGTACGAGGGAGGGCACAAGGGCATCTCCATTGACGAGCTTGAGGAACAAGGCTTCGGCCGCAGGTCCAACTGCCGCCGGTGCAAGATGAAAGTCCCCCGCCAGGCGGACCTTGCCTGTGGGAACTGGGGTGTCATCGGTGACAAGGCAGGCAAGGCAACCTTTGTCGAGGTCTGCAGCGACAAGGGTGCAAACCTTGTCAACGGGGCAGTGAAAGCAGGCGTCCTCGCAACCGAGGTACCGAACCCGAAGGGGCTCGAGATGCGCGGAAAGGTCGAGGGCGCGATGCTCAAGCTGGGAGACAAATGGAGGAAGAAGGATTTCACAGCACTCGGGGCAAACATGTGGGAGACGATCAACAAAGAGACATCACGGTGCATCAAGTGCTATTCATGTATCGAGAACTGCCCGGTGTGCTTCACTGCAGCCGATGAGCTGAAAAAGGGCTCCCTTATGGTCAGGCCCGGGGAAGTCCCGCCGAACTCGATGTTCCATTTAAGGAGGTTCGCTCACATATCAGACAGCTGCATCAACTGTGGTCAGTGCGAGGAACTCTGTCCGATGGACATTCCGCTCGCGCTCTTCTCACATGCGATCCGTGTCGAAGGTGATGCGACCTTTGAACCGAAGCTGGGTAAGGCAGCATATACCAATTAATTTTTTACTCTCTGTACAAGCAGATGGATCCCAGAATATACAATCAGACAAAGGCACGACTGGAGGGTATCTACACGAACATTGCGTTCCCTGAAGAATGGTAGGAATCAGATTTCCCCCCCGGTTCGGCTAATTGGGGGTACAGGATGGGGCGGG
Above is a genomic segment from Methanoregula sp. containing:
- the fdhF gene encoding formate dehydrogenase subunit alpha, whose amino-acid sequence is MDMKYVPTTCPYCGCGCGFNLVVVDKKVVGVAPWQRAPVNEGKLCPKGNYAHEFINSPDRLTKPLIKKDGKFVEASWDEAYKLIAEKFKKYQGEQSACLASARVSNEENYLMQKFARAVLKTPNIDHCARLCHASTVVGLAGTFGSGAMTNSIGDIGESKCIFVLGSNTFEQHPLIGRQIMLAKKRGGKLIVADPRFTPTAKQADLYMPFDSGTDVAILNGLMQYIIKNGWENKDFIAKRTKDYDKLKEVVMKDTYSLENVSKISKIPAKDLATAAEWIAKAESSNVLYSMGITQHTTGVENVRSVASLQMLTGHLGKRGGGVCALRGQNNVQGACDMGALANVYSGYQAVIVPEMKKKMEDAWGCTIAEGKVGLTVTKLINTLADEPGKVKCVYIMGENPMISDPDLHHVEKGMKNVEFMVVQDIFMTETAALANVVLPAACYAEKDGTQTNTERRVQKWRKAQNPPGEAKADWQIFCELAKYMGYEKQFPYKSAEEIFTEISKVTPSYGGMTYARLEKPEALHWPCPTAEHPGTPILHKEKFTHPDGLGIFIPCEFKYPAEVPDKDYPLIMTTGRCLWQWHTGTMTRRSESLEREEPTGWVEINPEDAKALGIKDKEKVRAVTRRGQIEIGARVTKDIKKGVVFMPFHYAECAANVLTNNALDPFAAIPEFKACAVRLEKIAEAK
- a CDS encoding Coenzyme F420 hydrogenase/dehydrogenase, beta subunit C-terminal domain; this encodes MAKKGDMLYAWTNDAEIKKKAELGGAVTGLWKHALESKMVDAVLAVKKGVDLYDAQMVLITNPADLKNTAGSLHCGTLLLSKVVKKYLDGAKGKKLGITVKGCDVMGLIELAKRKQVNLDNILMIGVNCGGSVSPVSARKMIAEKYGVDPDKVHKEEIDKGQFIIEYEGGHKGISIDELEEQGFGRRSNCRRCKMKVPRQADLACGNWGVIGDKAGKATFVEVCSDKGANLVNGAVKAGVLATEVPNPKGLEMRGKVEGAMLKLGDKWRKKDFTALGANMWETINKETSRCIKCYSCIENCPVCFTAADELKKGSLMVRPGEVPPNSMFHLRRFAHISDSCINCGQCEELCPMDIPLALFSHAIRVEGDATFEPKLGKAAYTN